Proteins from a single region of Anthonomus grandis grandis chromosome 18, icAntGran1.3, whole genome shotgun sequence:
- the LOC126747045 gene encoding LOW QUALITY PROTEIN: uncharacterized protein LOC126747045 (The sequence of the model RefSeq protein was modified relative to this genomic sequence to represent the inferred CDS: inserted 1 base in 1 codon), which yields TPPKSPSLASTAAETSSTHLTTSTESTTLETEVDEDDVEIQSEAPLTSLTASSTKKRKTSSVSNGKKLTESFCWLDNTKDFLFCKYCQIKLIGNKFHLTRHGKNSLHLNRVKAAGKTSAISTLLQEPSQQKKVNAIKEAELRLCCYIAEQNLPMLLMDTLPLLNKKLLKXSIKRLKATKLITGVLGPAFKTEIINDLKNVKFSIIIDETTDLSVKKSLVIVTRYWRQGQIQDRFLDLVEVEEATSEALFNIIKNILVENGIPFNNVIGFASDNASTMMGVVKGVQARFKEILSHIYVQGCTCHSLHPCSSAAAKKLPNTVEQFTRDIYTYFAHSSKRISELKECQIFANEKPHKMLHPSQTRWLSLKNVVDRILEHWNSLILFFQRAALEYNLPSARSILNVLQNIEYKLYLLFLAYVLELINKVNIELQSESPKLPILLNRISALYRTLVRCFIKKNILDKTSIQAININDPANYVPLDQLFAGAKVDGLLTSSNILCSKEVFKILG from the exons actccccCAAAAAGTCCAAGCCTAGCAAGCACCGCAGCCGAGACCTCCTCAACTCATCTGACTACATCTACAGAATCGACAACATTGGAAACAGAAGTTGATGAAGATGATGTTGAAATTCAAAGTGAAGCCCCCCTGACCTCCCTAACAGCATCTTcaacaaagaaaagaaaaacttcTTCGGTGTCTAATGGAAAGAAATTAACTGAAAGCTTTTGTTGGCTAGATAATACTAAAGATTTcctattttgtaaatattgccAGATTAAATTAATAGGcaacaaattccatttaaccAGGCATGGAAAAAATTCACTTCATCTAAACCGAGTTAAGGCTGCAGGCAAGACATCTGCAATATCTACTTTATTGCAAGAGCCATCTCAGCAGAAAAAGGTCAATGCAATTAAGGAGGCAGAGTTAAGACTTTGTTGTTATATTGCTGAACAAAACTTGCCTATGCTTTTAATGGATACCCttcctttattaaataaaaaactgttaa gcTCAATCAAACGGTTAAAAGCTACAAAGCTAATTACTGGCGTATTGGGACCAGCTTTTaagactgaaattattaatgatctaaaaaatgtcaaattttctataattattgATGAGACAACAGATTTAAGTGTTAAAAAGTCATTAGTAATTGTAACCAGATATTGGAGGCAGGGACAAATTCAAGACCGGTTTTTGGATTTGGTTGAGGTCGAAGAAGCGACTAGTGAAGCCCTATtcaacataataaaaaacattttagtgGAAAATGGAATCCCATTTAACAATGTTATTGGTTTTGCTTCTGACAACGCCAGTACCATGATGGGAGTTGTAAAAGGTGTCCAGGCTCgatttaaggaaattttatCTCACATTTATGTGCAAGGTTGCACTTGCCATTCCCTTCACCCCTGCTCTTCAGCTGCAGCAAAAAAACTGCCAAACACTGTCGAGCAGTTTACAAGGGATATTTATACATACTTTGCCCATAGCAGCAAGAGGATTTCTGAGCTAAAGGAATGTCAGATTTTTGCTAATGAAAAGCCACATAAGATGTTACATCCTAGTCAGACAAGGTGGCTATCTTTAAAG AATGTTGTGGACAGAATTTTGGAGCATTGGAATTctttaatcttattttttcaaaGAGCAGCTCTAGAGTATAATCTTCCCAGTGCAAGGTCTATTTTAAATGTTCTGCAAAATATAGAGTACAAATTATATCTACTGTTTTTGGCTTAtgttttagaattaattaacaAGGTAAACATAGAACTACAGTCGGAAAGTCCAAAGcttccaattttattaaatagaatttCAGCATTGTATAGAACTCTTGTaagatgttttattaaaaaaaatatcttagatAAAACTTCCATCCAAGCCATAAACATAAATGATCCTGCAAACTATGTGCCTCTTGACCAATTATTTGCAGGGGCAAAAGTGGATGGACTGTTGAcatcttcaaatattttatgtagtaAAGAGGTGTTCAAAATTTTAGGGTGA